Within the Echinicola sp. 20G genome, the region CTAGCTGATCAACTTGGGAAGAGTGGTTACGGTACTTATTTAAAAAGACTTTTATAAAGAGCAGAATGAATTCTGTTCTTTTATTTTGCAAACCATTTTTTCCAAAATGGAAATGGAGAAAGATATCTTTTGACAAAAAACTGACCTTGCATCAACATGTCATTGGTTGTGTTGCTGCCTGCATTGCCATCAAGTTCATCTGAGAGGGCTGTAAGAAGACTTGCTTCAAAACCGATGTCCCAATTGTTTCCAAATGCCATAGTACCTCCAATTCTTAGGGGAACATAAAGAGAGGTGGGGGTTGTTTTATTGATGATAACATTATTTTGGTTATTGGATGCAACAGCTTGTTCGCCAGGGACTGCCAAGAAGCCAAGACCAACGCCTGCATAGCCATTAAATCTTGACCTCATGATATGGGTCTCAAAAGGAATAAAGTAAAACTCTGGCATTATATCTAGATAAAAGGCATTTCCTTGGAATGCATAAGCTTTATTTTCTTCGCCCCATTCAAAAGCCCTATCTGAAAAGTGTTCAACATTACTGTTTACATGCTGGAACCCCATCGATGCTCTTAAGTTAATCCTGTGGTTTAATTTCTTTGCAGCAGCGACTGTAACAGCTCCGGATATTGGGAATTCAAAATTTCTATAGGGACCTCCATTGTCAGCATAAATTGACCCTGGTCCTGCAGCAATGTGAAGT harbors:
- a CDS encoding DUF6089 family protein; translation: MILKPIFCLLFLMATFAAGSLSAQNFYRERIPRIYSLHIAAGPGSIYADNGGPYRNFEFPISGAVTVAAAKKLNHRINLRASMGFQHVNSNVEHFSDRAFEWGEENKAYAFQGNAFYLDIMPEFYFIPFETHIMRSRFNGYAGVGLGFLAVPGEQAVASNNQNNVIINKTTPTSLYVPLRIGGTMAFGNNWDIGFEASLLTALSDELDGNAGSNTTNDMLMQGQFFVKRYLSPFPFWKKWFAK